The DNA region TGGTGGTTCGGTTGTAAAACTAAGttgtaaggttttttttttttaaaaagttgatcagtctttcaatatttttgtgaaGTGATTACTACATTTGATATAGTTTATCATgacatatatgaaaaatatcctaaatggttttttattttatttttttggatagttAATATAGAAGTATATCTTATCAAATTATAAGAAGTGGCGATATATGGTTAATTGCCTAtggctctgtttctttttttaattatctattttattaagaaaacatgtattatataaaaaagaaatatttagaTTCAAAAGATCTGTAATTTCATTCGTGTAATGAAAATCTACACAGTTTATGTAGTTTATACATCCAAAAACAGATGTCATCAAGAATTATTTCGAGCACTCAAAAAAACTCACCTGTCATTATCTCTCCACCATTCTTAGAGATTATTCAAAACACTTACCTCtggttttcttctttgtgaATCCTACAAACAAATTTATGCCCCTACCAGTTTTTTCCTTGGTCCTTGCTTGGTCTTGCAACTGACTCTATTTCCCATGGTCACtccttttttcatatatattcaaTCGTTTAAAGTGAACTAGATGTCTCTCAATCCTCCTCTTTAGTTCAACCACATCATGTTAGGTATTAGTCATGTTCCACGATAGAATCTGCTTCAACTTGTGATGTGAGAAAAAACTCTAGTTCGTAatatatgttcaaaaaaaatcaattttatttggatcaaacaaaaaacaggaaaacaaaaaagaaacatatgaatTGAGCCATCTTAAGAATATTTAACAATTTGAATGATTCACTAAACTAAAAAATGAAAGGTGAAATACCAATATGAGTCGAAGACGTAAGTAGACTTATACTTATATTAGCACTATTATATCTCAATGTTTGAAATCAGAGTCATTGATACACTGAAATATCTGTTagttaataatcaaaatttaatttgtatataccAAATTTTTGTTCCTCATTGTTGGTAATTTACTCCTCTCTAatttatgtgttttaatttgtattgtATAGTCATTAAATAAATTTGACTTATACAGTTGACAAAAGTTAGTGGAGTAGTGTGTTTATCTGTcttaaattatagtattaattGGGTGGTTTATTGTTTCATTAAATTTGTTAACTAatgcaagaaaaaaatgaaaaaatgaaaaatctttaaaataaaataaataaagttaaaataaaagatgacTTGTGTCATCAAAAGAGAATGCCAAATGTCAAAATATTAGCAAAAGTTAGAAAAaccttcttatattatataataagatgatCGAAGAGTTAGGGCGCACGTATCAGCACGTACGGGCCACGGCTCAGTGGCTCCTTTtgattcatgaaaaaaaaagtttcagtcCGCGTGAAATTAATGCCCCAACCTAATTCTCCTCACTTATTTTCCACTCCTTCCATTTTAAAATTCAAGCTCTGAAATGAAAGATATCTATGTATGCGATCGAGTCCACCAATTATACAACTATGATTACagttgtttttttctcaacCGAGTCTTTTTTCTAGCGATAATTCTATCggtaaaatttatttgaaactttCCTTTTAGTTTGATGATTGATAACCACAACTCAGTCTTACATAACTAAGACCAAAATTAACATCATAATGTACATCAAAATTTACAAGAACCAGTAAACAATAGTATACGATCACGTACATGACAgattttttggagaaaaaaaattctaccaATCAGACGATAGGATCTATCGTTTTGAATATCATTATACCAAAACCATCGTAATCAATATCTTATATAAAGCAGTTATATGTGAGACGACAAGTCCATTTACCACGAAGATACGTTTAAAGCGTAGTTTACTCATTTTTTTAACCCCATAAGATGTCATTAACTAtagtacgttttttttttttttgtgcaaccaACTATGTATAGTTCTCAGAACCaatactatttataattggaCCCATCGACTTTAAAGTAAATTATAacacaaacttaaaaaagactaaaaaaaggaaagaaaatataacTCACTTACATTTCTCAGACTCCATATATAGGACTCAAAACTTCTCTGGATTCTTCACATTTCGCCACAACTACCACCACACCGACATTTCCCATTTCTATAAGAATAAAACACTTATTTCACCAAAGCATTGTGGTATACTATACATAAAATTCAGTTCCTAATTAGGAATTTATTGGTTTGTGAGATCAATGGAGAGTTACTTGAGGAAATGCTGTTTagtttctatgttttttttttttttaggtttagggtttaaggtaaAAGCAGAGCCTCAAGTTCCATGTTACTTCATCTTTGGTGATTCTTTGGTTGACAATGGAAACAACAACCGTCTTACTTCTATTGCAAGAGCCGACTATTTCCCTTATGGCATCGATTTCGGCGGCCCCACCGGCCGCTTTTCCAACGGGAAAACCACCGTTGATGTCCTCGGTAAACCCTTAATTATATTCCTCTTCTTGAAGTAACCAAAACCtttgattatattttcttcatcaCTCACTCACTTTGTCAAACTAAACTAGTTGAATCTAATTAACATGGACATATCTTGTGATATAATGAAGCTGAGCTACTTGGATTCGATAACTACATTCCTGCGTATAGTACTGTGAGTGGCCAGCAGATACTTCAAGGAGTCAACTACGCATCTGCAGCTGCTGGAATCAGAGATGAAACCGGTGCACAATTGGTAAAATTAAAGAACAACATTATGATAAATCTCTTTGgctctctgtttctgtttatGACTAGGAAAACTTGTTAACtctgttttggttattttgcTTTTGGGAATGAAGGGACAAAGGATAACGTTTAGTGGGCAAGTAGAGAACTATTAGAACACAGTGTCTCAAGTGGTGGAAATTCTTGGAGACGAGAACACTGCAGCAGATTACCTTAAGAGATGCATTTACACTATTGGGATGGGAAGCAATGACTATCTAAATAACTACTTCATGCCTCAGGTCTACGCCACTAGCAGACAGTACAGTCCCGAGCAGTATGCTCAAGATCTTATCACTCGTTACAGGGAGCAGCTCAATGTAAGCTTTCTTGACTAATTAACTGATGTTTAGCTCAATGAGGCTATGGGGGTAATTTGGGAGTCCTCTGTNCGTATAGTACTGTGAGTGGCCAGCAGATACTTCAAGGAGTCAACTACGCATCTGCAGCTGCTGGAATCAGAGATGAAACCGGTGCACAATTGGTAAAATTAAAGAACAACATTATGATAAATCTCTTTGgctctctgtttctgtttatGACTAGGAAAACTTGTTAACtctgttttggttattttgcTTTTGGGAATGAAGGGA from Camelina sativa cultivar DH55 chromosome 3, Cs, whole genome shotgun sequence includes:
- the LOC104776992 gene encoding LOW QUALITY PROTEIN: GDSL esterase/lipase At1g29660 (The sequence of the model RefSeq protein was modified relative to this genomic sequence to represent the inferred CDS: substituted 1 base at 1 genomic stop codon) gives rise to the protein MESYLRKCCLVSMFFFFLGLGFKVKAEPQVPCYFIFGDSLVDNGNNNRLTSIARADYFPYGIDFGGPTGRFSNGKTTVDVLAELLGFDNYIPAYSTVSGQQILQGVNYASAAAGIRDETGAQLGQRITFSGQVENYXNTVSQVVEILGDENTAADYLKRCIYTIGMGSNDYLNNYFMPQVYATSRQYSPEQYAQDLITRYREQLNALYSYGARKFALVGVGAIGCSPNELAQGSPDGTTCVERINSANRIFNNKLKSLVQQLNNDHSDARFTYINAYGVFEDIIANPSAYGFTVTNAACCGVGRNGGQLTCLPGQPPCPNRNEYVFWDAFHPSDAANTVIAQRSYNAQSSSDVYPYDISQLAQL